ACGATCTCTTCCATCAGGCGGTCCGGGCCGCCTCCCCGGAAAAGAGAGACGGTGTTCCCGTATAGACGGGAACCCAGCCTGCCGTCCCGGTGAAATAGCGAATCGCCTTGATCCTCCGTGTTTCCGTCAGACGGAACCAGTGCTCGAGCAAGCGGGGAACCCGGATAAAATCCCCTTTTTCCACAAGAAGCTCGACCTGGTCCCCGTCGGGAAGAACAAAACCAAAAACTCCTTCCCCGTCGACCACATAACGGACTTCATCATCCTCATGGTAATGAATGGGCCGAAAACGGTCGAGCATGGCGGAAAGCC
This genomic interval from Leptospirillum ferriphilum contains the following:
- a CDS encoding cupin domain-containing protein; the protein is MAFLIRSSGAVVKDRETMEEILGTCGVSLEFWPVQSSDRTAALLSANSPGAEEMEEILSEQDRYFQKLREALGYQTRDLVVVYPELPGLSAMLDRFRPIHYHEDDEVRYVVDGEGVFGFVLPDGDQVELLVEKGDFIRVPRLLEHWFRLTETRRIKAIRYFTGTAGWVPVYTGTPSLFSGEAARTA